One window of Paenibacillus sp. FSL K6-3182 genomic DNA carries:
- a CDS encoding DCC1-like thiol-disulfide oxidoreductase family protein: MEAITSHNDEAAVLLIDGKCMLCNKITHFVVKRDKKKYFRFAALQSPVGQQLLKNGNLPIDDLDTFVMVQSNQYYTKSEAALRVFRKLDGWWRLLYWFRFVPLAWRNYVYHIIARNRYRWFEKHEMCIIPTPELLERFLEDGIGGA; this comes from the coding sequence ATGGAAGCAATAACCTCACACAACGACGAAGCTGCTGTACTGCTCATTGATGGAAAATGCATGTTATGTAATAAAATTACTCACTTTGTCGTGAAGAGAGATAAAAAGAAATATTTTCGATTTGCTGCGCTTCAGTCGCCTGTTGGTCAGCAGTTGCTTAAGAATGGAAATTTGCCTATAGATGATCTTGATACGTTTGTAATGGTGCAGTCGAATCAGTACTATACCAAATCCGAAGCGGCGCTTCGAGTATTTCGCAAGCTTGACGGCTGGTGGAGGTTGTTGTATTGGTTTCGCTTCGTACCGCTTGCTTGGAGAAACTATGTATATCATATTATTGCGCGAAATCGCTATCGTTGGTTTGAGAAACATGAAATGTGCATCATCCCGACACCAGAGTTATTAGAAAGATTTTTGGAGGATGGAATAGGAGGAGCATGA
- a CDS encoding response regulator transcription factor produces the protein MSHIKVFIVEDDTDWIKALTTFLNKESDLLVVGTATNSTDAINLAQTLTFDVVLMDIQLEGSRLDGIHTAILMHEHSPAKIIMLTSLNDEQTMTQAFTAGAVQYLEKTRFQELPQTIRNAYHHSAPMEALLNELTRLKREEQLKELTGAEREVFELIEAGYTQSQIEKKLYKAESTLKNQVNKMLKKLGVRSSKEAVEKVKRRGIFQRDEKE, from the coding sequence TTGAGTCATATCAAAGTGTTTATCGTTGAGGATGACACGGATTGGATTAAAGCGCTCACTACTTTTTTGAATAAAGAGTCTGATTTGCTTGTCGTAGGTACGGCAACTAATTCTACCGATGCGATAAATCTTGCACAAACGCTTACGTTTGATGTTGTACTAATGGATATTCAGCTTGAGGGCAGCAGGCTTGACGGCATTCATACAGCAATTCTTATGCATGAGCATTCTCCCGCCAAGATTATTATGTTAACGTCATTAAATGATGAGCAGACGATGACTCAGGCCTTTACAGCCGGTGCTGTACAGTATTTGGAGAAGACACGCTTCCAGGAGCTGCCACAAACGATTCGTAACGCATATCATCATTCTGCTCCTATGGAGGCTTTACTTAACGAACTGACTCGGCTAAAGCGCGAGGAGCAGCTTAAGGAATTAACTGGCGCAGAACGTGAAGTATTCGAGCTTATTGAAGCCGGCTACACGCAATCGCAAATTGAAAAGAAGCTTTACAAGGCAGAGAGCACGCTCAAAAATCAGGTCAATAAAATGCTCAAGAAGCTTGGCGTGCGCAGCAGCAAAGAAGCTGTGGAAAAAGTGAAGCGAAGAGGAATTTTCCAGCGTGATGAGAAGGAATAA